A region from the Vicia villosa cultivar HV-30 ecotype Madison, WI linkage group LG3, Vvil1.0, whole genome shotgun sequence genome encodes:
- the LOC131658854 gene encoding WRKY transcription factor 42-like — protein sequence MASTTTSAASMLLSGPMTSTDGLINPTMLESTLFPCSQYITLSASAPFPTITLDLTQNPTNNSLQGQFNLFQPILTQKFMPTSNMLGMENVSFPDRVCAATTAMTSDPKFPGALVAAITSIIESNSNCDISGIANGIREDNYCNNSQ from the coding sequence ATGGCATCAACAACGACATCAGCGGCATCAATGCTTCTCTCAGGACCAATGACAAGTACCGATGGTTTGATAAATCCAACAATGTTAGAAAGTACATTATTCCCTTGTTCACAATACATAACACTCTCGGCTTCTGCTCCATTTCCAACTATAACATTAGATCTCACTCAAAATCCTACCAACAATTCATTACAGGGTCAATTTAACCTCTTTCAACCTATTTTGACTCAAAAATTTATGCCAACTTCAAATATGTTGGGAATGGAAAATGTTTCATTTCCGGACAGAGTTTGTGCAGCAACAACTGCTATGACTTCTGATCCAAAATTCCCAGGTGCTCTTGTGGCTGCAATAACTTCTATTATTGAAAGTAATTCAAATTGCGACATTAGTGGTATTGCCAATGGTATAAGGGAAGACAACTATTGCAATAATTCTCAGTGA